The following coding sequences are from one Elusimicrobium minutum Pei191 window:
- a CDS encoding outer membrane protein codes for MDKLKFFFLIILTANTFSYSQDKSDFDKYSKYNGKTISSVNVSTVRVEPPIVKEKFLLKEGDIFAYEAFDYARKALHDMRIFKSMEIEVEDKTDNTVDINISCKDGHYVFPIIFAGFGQGGTTLVASLMEANLFRQGELAMLLAGISGNGYMAGASLSANDQNIAIFFSKLDYEQREYENGSFSPSSLFSTTRIKKAGTVRQFDVKETNATFVYGRSFLEIFSLSAGYNYSRISYSGVNAPQDSGNHSTVFASAKYFKHMKPSKGAAAAFGSLFGLGVSDRDEKIVKLPKPRLGYYFETTYNNGGSHTGADFNISQLSASARTALELPARHVIGIEVNAQETFEGPFALQTKSTDLLGRGRYSREFRGEKGLGAGAYITVLAAKNKTGILAIEPFAETSFIWDDKHSSSRQNGFGASAYYKFWRFPLPLGLTYTRDTTNNENNFSLMLGSGF; via the coding sequence ATGGATAAGCTAAAGTTTTTCTTTTTAATAATACTGACGGCAAACACGTTTTCATACTCGCAAGACAAAAGCGACTTCGATAAATATTCCAAATATAACGGCAAAACAATATCTTCGGTAAATGTATCAACCGTAAGGGTAGAACCTCCCATAGTAAAAGAAAAATTCCTGTTAAAGGAAGGAGATATCTTTGCATACGAAGCCTTTGACTATGCCAGAAAAGCCCTTCATGACATGCGTATTTTTAAATCGATGGAGATAGAAGTTGAAGATAAAACGGACAACACCGTAGACATAAATATAAGCTGCAAAGACGGGCACTATGTTTTCCCAATAATATTTGCCGGGTTCGGACAAGGCGGCACAACGCTTGTGGCAAGCCTTATGGAAGCAAATCTGTTTAGACAAGGCGAGCTGGCTATGCTGCTTGCCGGCATAAGCGGCAACGGCTATATGGCGGGAGCAAGTTTATCCGCTAATGACCAAAATATTGCAATATTTTTTAGTAAACTTGACTATGAACAAAGAGAATATGAAAACGGCTCTTTTAGCCCAAGCAGCCTTTTTAGTACCACACGTATAAAAAAGGCCGGCACAGTACGCCAATTTGACGTTAAAGAAACCAACGCAACTTTTGTTTATGGAAGATCTTTTTTGGAAATATTTTCCTTAAGCGCGGGATACAACTACAGTCGAATAAGCTATTCGGGCGTTAACGCGCCGCAAGACTCGGGCAATCACAGCACAGTTTTTGCTTCCGCAAAATATTTTAAACATATGAAACCCTCAAAAGGAGCGGCTGCGGCATTCGGCTCCCTATTCGGGCTTGGTGTGTCCGACAGGGATGAAAAGATTGTAAAACTACCCAAACCAAGACTGGGATACTACTTTGAAACAACTTACAACAACGGCGGCAGCCATACAGGCGCGGATTTTAATATTTCTCAATTGTCCGCCTCGGCAAGAACTGCTTTGGAACTGCCCGCAAGGCATGTAATAGGCATAGAAGTTAACGCGCAGGAAACCTTTGAAGGCCCCTTTGCCCTGCAAACCAAATCAACCGACTTATTGGGACGAGGCAGATACTCGCGCGAGTTTAGAGGTGAAAAAGGTTTGGGCGCGGGCGCTTATATAACAGTTCTTGCCGCTAAAAACAAGACAGGAATTTTAGCAATTGAGCCTTTTGCCGAAACTTCTTTTATTTGGGACGATAAACACAGCAGTTCACGGCAAAACGGCTTTGGCGCAAGCGCTTACTATAAATTTTGGCGTTTTCCGTTGCCTTTAGGGCTTACATATACAAGAGACACAACAAACAATGAAAATAATTTCTCCCTTATGCTCGGGAGCGGATTTTAG
- a CDS encoding type IV pilin protein — translation MKKGFTLIELLVVVLIIGILAAIALPQYNKTVERSRITEALILSRAALNSQQIYKLQTGDYALSWDELDITVPATQFKLAEEYHGAGHYAIMKYYDVFLDKNKSWVASVRRHPNWGRTPLIALSLEDPTKQYCCFYPTGGEDVCKTVADSSKTTTLWGRNCYQIK, via the coding sequence ATGAAAAAAGGGTTTACATTAATTGAACTTTTGGTAGTTGTTTTAATTATAGGAATACTTGCCGCCATAGCATTGCCCCAATATAATAAAACAGTTGAAAGAAGCAGAATAACCGAAGCGCTTATTCTTTCAAGAGCAGCTCTAAACTCCCAACAAATATATAAATTACAAACAGGTGATTACGCTTTAAGCTGGGACGAGCTGGATATTACCGTTCCAGCAACGCAGTTTAAACTGGCTGAGGAATATCACGGAGCTGGGCATTACGCCATAATGAAATATTATGATGTATTCTTAGATAAAAATAAATCGTGGGTAGCATCCGTAAGAAGACACCCCAACTGGGGGCGTACACCTTTAATAGCCCTTAGTTTAGAAGACCCCACTAAACAATATTGCTGTTTTTATCCCACCGGCGGGGAAGATGTTTGTAAAACAGTGGCAGACTCTTCCAAAACAACGACTTTATGGGGAAGAAACTGTTACCAAATAAAATAG
- the rplT gene encoding 50S ribosomal protein L20 → MRIKFSVARHARKKKVLKRASGYYGDKSRRLRMATQQVDKSLVHAYTGRKDKKHQYRQLWITRINAAVREEGLNYSNFINGLAKSNITLNRKMLSEMAIQDPLSFKKLVDVAKQAIAK, encoded by the coding sequence ATGAGAATTAAATTTAGCGTTGCAAGACATGCAAGAAAGAAAAAAGTTTTAAAAAGAGCCAGCGGTTATTACGGTGATAAATCCCGCCGCTTAAGAATGGCTACCCAACAAGTAGATAAATCACTTGTTCACGCTTATACGGGCAGAAAAGACAAAAAACACCAGTACAGACAACTTTGGATTACCAGAATTAACGCTGCTGTAAGAGAAGAAGGTTTGAACTATTCAAACTTTATCAACGGTTTAGCAAAATCAAACATTACGCTTAACAGAAAAATGTTATCCGAAATGGCGATTCAGGATCCGTTGTCATTTAAAAAGCTTGTGGATGTTGCAAAACAGGCCATAGCCAAATAA
- a CDS encoding pirin family protein, whose translation MNMREIKQIVQGTATKDGAGVKLTRVLSRPNVKDFDPFLMLDAFDSHDKADFIKGFPWHPHRGIETVTFIVEGDVEHGDSMGNKGAINDGCCQWMTAGSGIIHQEMPKGDRMLGLQLWVNLPKKNKMTRPAYRDIRSDMIPVVKEEGALIKVMSGKYNGVKGPVEGDYVKVLYLDVTLNPGAVWEIETDKELNMFAYIFKGEAEFGGEKNYKNYISAKNAVLFTEGKNLAVKAGKDGAHFVLIGGKPLKEPVEWGGPIVMNTREELHTAFAELENNTFIKDNHPKEVKF comes from the coding sequence ATGAATATGCGTGAAATAAAACAAATAGTTCAGGGCACTGCCACAAAAGACGGCGCCGGCGTAAAATTAACAAGGGTTTTAAGCAGACCTAATGTAAAAGATTTTGATCCTTTTTTAATGCTTGACGCTTTTGATTCCCATGATAAGGCGGATTTTATAAAGGGTTTTCCGTGGCATCCGCACAGGGGTATAGAAACGGTTACCTTTATAGTTGAGGGAGATGTGGAACACGGTGATTCAATGGGAAACAAAGGCGCGATTAACGACGGCTGCTGCCAATGGATGACTGCTGGCAGCGGTATTATCCACCAGGAAATGCCTAAGGGAGACAGAATGCTCGGCCTGCAGCTTTGGGTAAATTTACCTAAAAAAAATAAAATGACGCGGCCCGCCTACCGTGATATAAGAAGTGATATGATTCCCGTTGTTAAAGAAGAAGGCGCTCTTATAAAAGTAATGTCAGGCAAATATAATGGCGTAAAAGGACCTGTTGAAGGGGATTATGTTAAAGTTTTATACCTTGACGTTACTTTAAACCCCGGCGCCGTTTGGGAAATAGAAACGGATAAAGAACTTAATATGTTTGCCTATATTTTTAAAGGGGAGGCTGAGTTCGGCGGGGAAAAAAACTATAAAAACTATATCAGCGCCAAAAACGCAGTTTTATTTACCGAAGGGAAAAACCTTGCTGTCAAAGCGGGAAAAGACGGCGCGCATTTTGTGTTAATCGGCGGCAAGCCTTTAAAAGAACCGGTTGAATGGGGCGGGCCTATTGTTATGAACACCCGCGAGGAACTTCATACCGCGTTTGCCGAACTTGAAAACAATACGTTTATTAAGGACAATCACCCTAAAGAAGTTAAGTTTTAA
- the infC gene encoding translation initiation factor IF-3 — MARYEKQEKKDFVRKNEQIRVPQVRLIDSDGTMLGVKSVTEALYLAKQQELDLVEISPTAEPPVCKILDYSKYLYEQGKKLKDAKKKTAKTAMKELRIKSRIASHDLEVKIKHIEDFLKRKDMVRLVVVFHGRENQHRDLGEQMLHDVAKRLEPIANVEGGLQVTGNRMSMIFVPKN; from the coding sequence ATGGCTAGATACGAAAAACAAGAAAAAAAAGATTTTGTTCGCAAAAACGAACAAATCAGAGTGCCCCAGGTTCGTCTTATTGATTCTGACGGTACTATGTTAGGCGTAAAGTCTGTAACCGAGGCTTTATACTTAGCAAAACAACAAGAGCTTGATCTGGTGGAGATTTCACCAACCGCCGAGCCTCCTGTGTGTAAGATATTAGATTACAGCAAATATCTTTACGAACAGGGCAAAAAACTCAAAGACGCTAAAAAGAAAACAGCTAAAACAGCAATGAAAGAGCTGCGCATAAAATCGAGAATAGCGTCCCACGACTTGGAAGTTAAGATTAAGCATATTGAAGACTTTCTTAAAAGGAAAGACATGGTTAGGCTTGTGGTAGTTTTCCACGGGCGCGAAAACCAGCATAGGGATTTGGGCGAACAGATGTTGCATGACGTCGCCAAAAGGTTAGAACCTATTGCCAATGTTGAGGGGGGCCTTCAGGTCACCGGAAACAGAATGTCAATGATTTTTGTTCCTAAAAACTAG
- the trhA gene encoding PAQR family membrane homeostasis protein TrhA has protein sequence MNSNNIISHNAYTKGEELMHALTHWIGTIFVSFGAGVLITIAALTGDPWKIVSVSIFSASMITLYVASTLYHAAISPVAKRRLKIFDHISIYILIAGTYTPFLLINLRGVFGWVMFGIVWALALGGTIMKLFFTGRFKILSLAIYLGMGWIAIFAIKPFIQNVPSLGMIFIVIGGLLYSGGVYFYIRKDKAFYHGIWHLFVLAGTMVHFFAVLFGCVLI, from the coding sequence ATGAACAGTAATAATATAATTTCACATAACGCCTATACAAAAGGCGAAGAACTTATGCACGCTTTAACGCATTGGATAGGAACAATTTTTGTAAGTTTCGGGGCAGGTGTTCTTATAACCATCGCCGCACTTACCGGTGACCCTTGGAAAATAGTTTCAGTTTCTATTTTTTCAGCTTCAATGATAACCCTTTACGTGGCGTCAACCCTTTACCACGCGGCAATAAGTCCCGTGGCCAAACGCAGGCTTAAAATTTTTGACCACATTTCAATTTATATTTTAATAGCCGGCACTTACACTCCTTTTTTATTAATTAACCTGCGCGGCGTTTTCGGCTGGGTTATGTTTGGCATTGTGTGGGCACTTGCTTTGGGCGGCACAATAATGAAACTATTTTTTACGGGCAGATTTAAAATACTTTCCCTGGCTATATATTTGGGTATGGGCTGGATTGCTATTTTCGCGATAAAACCGTTTATACAAAATGTACCGTCTTTAGGTATGATCTTTATTGTTATAGGCGGCCTTCTGTATTCGGGCGGCGTTTATTTCTACATAAGGAAAGACAAAGCCTTTTACCACGGCATATGGCATTTGTTCGTGCTGGCGGGGACAATGGTACATTTTTTTGCCGTATTGTTCGGCTGCGTTTTAATATAG
- a CDS encoding type IV pilin protein: protein MKKGFTLIELLVVVLIIGILAAIALPQYNKAVEKSRAAEAFTILKAIHLANERFFLQTGVYNATFNDLDIEIPGADAFYQVDRKETKTFSYALRNDLSWVVASRVPVATRYAIVFVHGTGERRCVIYDTKYAEVCKSLGVDTSKTCSFANGCFVLQ from the coding sequence ATGAAAAAAGGATTTACTTTAATTGAACTGTTGGTCGTTGTGCTTATTATAGGAATACTGGCGGCTATAGCTTTGCCGCAATATAACAAAGCTGTGGAAAAATCCCGCGCGGCTGAAGCTTTTACCATATTAAAAGCGATACATTTGGCCAATGAAAGATTCTTTTTACAAACAGGGGTATATAACGCTACTTTTAACGACCTTGATATTGAAATTCCCGGCGCGGACGCTTTCTACCAAGTAGACAGAAAAGAAACAAAAACCTTTTCTTACGCATTAAGAAATGACCTTTCATGGGTTGTTGCAAGCCGTGTTCCGGTAGCTACAAGATACGCTATAGTTTTTGTGCACGGTACGGGTGAACGCCGCTGCGTAATTTATGATACAAAGTATGCTGAAGTTTGCAAATCCTTAGGAGTTGATACCAGTAAAACGTGTTCTTTTGCGAACGGATGCTTTGTTTTGCAGTAA
- a CDS encoding glycosyltransferase family 2 protein: MTDISLIIPVMNEEKNVGLLLEKLEAIMPAAKKTYEYLFIEGGSEDSTLNILQEKAKTIPQIKIISLSKSFGKEASLLCGFDYAQGKAAIPIDADLQDPPEIIPEFIKKWEEGNQMVYGVRKIRKDSFLKNTLSSFFYKIYNLISDYPIPYNAGDYRLLDRSVIEALKNCRERNLFMKGLFGWVGFKTDSIEFDRPKRNAGNTGLPYKKLWNLALDGIFSASTLPLRIWTYLGAIIAIFSAFYAFFIITKTLILGKDTPGYASLAVLILFFGALQMISVGILGEYIGRIYKETKQRPNYIIDKKFNI; encoded by the coding sequence ATGACTGACATTTCCTTAATAATACCGGTAATGAATGAAGAGAAAAATGTTGGGCTTCTTTTGGAAAAACTTGAAGCAATTATGCCCGCGGCCAAAAAAACCTATGAGTATTTGTTTATAGAAGGCGGCAGTGAAGACAGCACTCTTAATATTTTGCAAGAAAAAGCAAAAACAATTCCTCAAATTAAAATAATATCGCTTTCAAAAAGTTTCGGTAAAGAAGCCTCGCTTTTATGCGGTTTTGACTATGCCCAGGGAAAGGCGGCCATACCTATAGACGCCGACCTCCAGGACCCGCCTGAAATAATACCTGAGTTTATAAAAAAATGGGAAGAAGGAAACCAAATGGTTTACGGGGTAAGAAAAATCCGTAAAGACAGTTTTTTAAAAAACACTCTTTCCTCGTTTTTCTATAAAATTTATAATTTGATAAGTGATTACCCTATTCCATACAACGCCGGGGATTACAGGCTTTTGGATAGAAGCGTAATTGAGGCCCTAAAAAACTGCCGTGAACGTAATTTGTTTATGAAAGGCCTGTTTGGCTGGGTGGGATTTAAAACCGATTCCATAGAATTTGACAGACCTAAGCGCAATGCCGGCAACACTGGGCTACCATATAAAAAATTATGGAATTTGGCATTGGACGGCATTTTCAGCGCATCCACTTTACCGCTTAGGATATGGACTTATTTGGGCGCTATCATAGCCATATTTTCAGCCTTTTACGCTTTTTTTATAATTACAAAAACTTTAATTTTGGGCAAAGATACGCCGGGTTACGCTTCTTTAGCGGTATTAATACTTTTTTTTGGCGCCCTGCAAATGATATCTGTTGGAATTTTGGGCGAGTATATAGGCAGAATATATAAGGAAACAAAACAAAGACCAAACTATATAATCGACAAAAAGTTTAATATATAA
- the rpmI gene encoding 50S ribosomal protein L35 produces the protein MPKLKNHSGAKKRFAKTATGKYKRRKAGRKHLLTPQSGSRKREMRQTGIIKPESAEGKLLKKYLPMD, from the coding sequence ATGCCAAAGTTAAAAAACCACAGCGGCGCGAAAAAGAGATTTGCAAAAACCGCTACAGGTAAATATAAACGCAGAAAAGCCGGCAGAAAGCATTTGCTTACGCCGCAATCGGGCTCACGCAAGAGAGAAATGAGACAGACGGGTATTATTAAACCGGAATCTGCCGAAGGAAAACTCCTTAAAAAATATTTACCGATGGACTAG
- a CDS encoding glycosyltransferase family 39 protein, producing MLKNRVFFLICAICAATGILLRITYIPAPLTYDETFTVVTASPDFGVFYILKYFLIPDVHPPLYNLTLYLWNHVFPAMTKTTSIIPSGIFSLVSILSAWFLFPKYLPKTQKIIFFTLICISPLVIKHSFEVRSYSFMLMLSLFLTFFCVNLAQKIKDVNEINFKEFALYFILTAALSATHYFGSIVAGVYFIILAGTALKYKKYFWHFCAAYGLFLALFLPWLIWHYFAQIEAANGGWWGTSELVLAELLNDVFINVFAGTLPAVFLAISGIYVLLKAKKTSEELKETSVTFSFTAVVLTLFFCLLLQPKLTFFMGRFFTALLPCLFLLFSFVMCRAQKQNRYFMFVNAIILVSMLCISLQNIFDYKVNTGGKTAAEYLTQNSNGSKNFYFYSRNFYPKKSEALVFGYYIKVPGAKVININEPEGLSYLKKHDKNALVWIPINNFGGLPPFTKVKCIKQDCFIRINTNEQ from the coding sequence ATGCTTAAAAACAGGGTTTTTTTCCTTATTTGCGCTATATGCGCCGCCACAGGCATTTTGTTAAGAATAACCTATATTCCCGCCCCTCTAACCTATGATGAAACGTTTACCGTTGTAACCGCTTCGCCGGATTTCGGCGTTTTTTATATATTGAAATATTTTTTGATACCTGACGTGCACCCGCCGCTTTATAATTTAACTTTGTATTTGTGGAACCATGTTTTCCCCGCGATGACAAAAACTACTTCAATTATTCCAAGCGGTATTTTTAGCTTAGTTTCAATATTAAGCGCGTGGTTTTTATTTCCCAAATATTTGCCAAAAACGCAAAAAATTATTTTCTTTACGCTTATTTGTATTTCCCCCCTGGTTATAAAGCACAGCTTTGAAGTACGTTCATACAGTTTTATGCTGATGCTGTCTTTATTTTTAACCTTTTTTTGCGTTAATTTAGCGCAAAAAATTAAAGATGTCAATGAAATAAATTTTAAAGAATTTGCGCTTTATTTTATTTTAACCGCCGCCTTAAGCGCTACGCATTATTTTGGCAGCATAGTAGCGGGAGTTTACTTTATTATCCTTGCGGGCACGGCTTTAAAATATAAAAAATATTTCTGGCATTTTTGCGCCGCTTACGGTTTATTTTTAGCGCTGTTTTTACCATGGCTCATTTGGCATTATTTTGCGCAGATTGAAGCCGCCAACGGCGGCTGGTGGGGCACAAGCGAACTTGTTTTAGCTGAACTGCTTAATGACGTTTTTATAAACGTTTTCGCGGGTACTCTACCCGCCGTATTTTTAGCAATAAGCGGCATATATGTCCTTTTAAAAGCAAAAAAAACATCTGAGGAGTTAAAAGAAACAAGCGTTACTTTTTCCTTCACGGCGGTAGTTTTGACACTGTTTTTTTGCCTTCTATTACAACCTAAACTTACGTTTTTTATGGGCCGCTTTTTTACCGCTCTTTTACCATGCTTATTTTTGTTGTTTTCTTTTGTTATGTGCCGCGCGCAAAAACAAAACAGGTATTTTATGTTTGTTAATGCTATTATCCTGGTAAGCATGCTTTGTATATCGCTTCAAAATATTTTTGACTATAAAGTAAACACCGGCGGCAAAACAGCGGCCGAGTATTTAACGCAAAACTCAAACGGGTCGAAAAACTTCTATTTTTATTCAAGAAATTTTTACCCTAAAAAATCGGAAGCGTTAGTTTTTGGCTACTATATTAAGGTACCAGGCGCCAAGGTTATAAATATAAACGAACCCGAAGGTCTTTCTTATTTAAAAAAACATGATAAAAACGCTTTGGTTTGGATACCCATTAACAATTTCGGCGGACTGCCGCCCTTTACAAAAGTAAAATGTATAAAACAGGATTGTTTTATAAGGATAAATACAAATGAACAGTAA
- the ppdK gene encoding pyruvate, phosphate dikinase, with protein MAKTVKKAAKKAAVKKAVKSMKNVYYFGGGKADGKGSMKELLGGKGANLAEMAGLMKLPVPPGFTITTEVCTYYWDNKKNYPSSLKAEVESNLKKVEKETKKVFGSVDNPLLLSVRSGARASMPGMMETILNIGLTEKTIPGMIKKTGNERFVYDAYRRLIMMYSDVVMEKAAGIEPKDDKGIRKVLDGMLHDVKSKKGVKDDTDLTAEDLKTLCAEFKKTVKNVLGKEFPDNPMLQLWGAIGAVFSSWNGKRAIAYRNIEKIPHEWGTAVNVQAMVFGNMGTDSATGVAFSRNPGNGDSHFYGEYLINAQGEDVVAGIRTPSPMNKWSKNTHSEHLPTLEQVMPKAYKELDGIQKKLEKHFRDMLDIEFTIEQGRLWMLQCRVGKRNGTAAVQMALDMVKEKLISQNEAVLRVTASQLDELLHPAIDPKAEALAKIVGKGLPAGPGGASGKVVFTSEAAMALKAKGEKAILVREETNPEDVEGMRAAEAILTQRGGMTSHAALVARGWGKCCIVGCGELEINLSKKTASIGSVTFKEGDFITLNGTKGFVYLGQLKMLEAGEGNNNLTKFLDMCDKIKRLDVRTNADTPEDAVRAKKFGAKGIGLFRIEHMFYGTNAEKPLFILRKMIVSKTTEERTKAVNELFPFMKKAIKGTIKAMAGFGVTIRLMDPPLHEFIPQQKEVKEQVCKAMGITMEEFDSRAAVLHEVNPMMGHRGVRLGVTYPEITEMQSRAILESAAELIKEGVKAMPEIMVPVVCHENELIDQRAIIERVYKEVVAKTGVKKLPLSVGTMIEIPRAAIMSHKIAEQADFFSFGTNDLTQMTFGFSRDDIGGFMGAYLEKGVLKNDPFQTLDQDGVGYLIKQGVKGGRSTKAKLKIGICGEHGGDAKSVEFCHREGFNYVSCSPFRVPIARLAAAQAVAKEIKTKKK; from the coding sequence ATGGCTAAAACAGTAAAGAAAGCGGCAAAAAAAGCCGCGGTTAAAAAAGCAGTTAAAAGCATGAAAAATGTTTATTACTTTGGCGGCGGCAAAGCCGACGGCAAAGGCTCAATGAAAGAACTGTTGGGCGGCAAGGGGGCAAACCTGGCTGAAATGGCCGGTCTTATGAAACTTCCGGTTCCTCCGGGCTTTACGATTACTACAGAAGTTTGCACATATTATTGGGATAATAAAAAAAATTACCCTTCCTCATTAAAAGCTGAAGTTGAATCTAATCTTAAAAAAGTTGAAAAAGAAACAAAAAAAGTTTTCGGTTCCGTTGATAATCCCCTTTTGCTTTCCGTACGTTCCGGGGCAAGAGCTTCCATGCCGGGTATGATGGAAACTATTTTAAATATCGGTTTGACTGAAAAAACAATTCCCGGTATGATTAAAAAAACGGGTAACGAACGCTTTGTTTATGACGCTTACAGGCGTTTAATAATGATGTATTCCGACGTTGTTATGGAAAAAGCCGCCGGCATTGAACCTAAAGACGACAAAGGCATACGTAAAGTTTTAGATGGTATGCTGCATGACGTTAAATCCAAAAAAGGCGTTAAAGACGATACTGATTTAACGGCGGAAGATTTAAAAACCCTTTGCGCGGAATTTAAGAAAACCGTTAAAAATGTTTTAGGTAAAGAATTCCCCGATAACCCGATGTTGCAGCTTTGGGGCGCCATAGGCGCTGTTTTCTCAAGCTGGAACGGAAAAAGAGCTATCGCTTACAGAAATATTGAAAAAATTCCGCACGAATGGGGAACGGCTGTTAACGTACAGGCCATGGTTTTCGGTAACATGGGGACAGACTCGGCCACCGGCGTAGCTTTCTCAAGAAACCCCGGCAACGGCGATTCACACTTCTATGGCGAATACTTAATTAACGCCCAGGGTGAAGACGTTGTGGCGGGTATCAGAACACCCAGCCCCATGAACAAATGGTCCAAAAATACACATTCCGAACACTTGCCCACATTGGAACAGGTTATGCCTAAAGCTTATAAGGAACTTGACGGCATACAGAAAAAACTTGAAAAACATTTCAGAGATATGTTAGATATTGAGTTTACCATTGAACAAGGTAGACTTTGGATGCTACAGTGCCGCGTAGGAAAAAGAAACGGCACCGCTGCCGTTCAAATGGCTTTAGACATGGTTAAAGAAAAACTTATCAGCCAAAACGAAGCCGTTTTAAGAGTTACAGCCTCTCAACTCGACGAACTTTTGCACCCCGCTATTGACCCTAAAGCGGAGGCTTTGGCTAAAATTGTAGGAAAAGGTTTGCCCGCAGGTCCCGGCGGCGCTTCAGGTAAAGTTGTTTTCACTTCAGAAGCGGCCATGGCGCTTAAAGCCAAAGGCGAAAAAGCTATTTTGGTAAGAGAAGAAACCAACCCCGAAGACGTTGAAGGTATGAGAGCGGCTGAAGCTATTTTAACACAGCGCGGCGGTATGACCTCACACGCGGCGTTAGTAGCCCGCGGCTGGGGTAAATGCTGTATAGTCGGCTGCGGCGAGCTTGAAATTAATTTAAGCAAAAAAACCGCCTCAATCGGCAGCGTTACTTTTAAAGAAGGCGACTTCATTACACTTAACGGCACAAAAGGTTTTGTTTACTTAGGCCAGCTTAAAATGTTAGAAGCGGGCGAAGGCAACAATAACTTAACTAAATTCTTAGATATGTGCGATAAAATAAAACGTCTTGACGTACGCACAAACGCCGACACTCCCGAAGACGCTGTAAGGGCCAAAAAATTCGGCGCTAAGGGTATCGGTTTATTCCGCATTGAACACATGTTCTACGGCACCAACGCCGAAAAACCGCTGTTCATCTTAAGAAAAATGATTGTTTCCAAAACAACCGAGGAAAGAACAAAAGCTGTTAATGAGCTTTTCCCGTTCATGAAAAAGGCCATCAAAGGTACAATTAAAGCCATGGCTGGTTTTGGAGTTACAATCCGCTTGATGGACCCGCCTTTGCATGAGTTTATTCCCCAGCAGAAAGAGGTAAAAGAGCAGGTTTGCAAAGCTATGGGAATTACAATGGAAGAGTTTGATTCCAGAGCCGCTGTCCTTCACGAAGTTAATCCTATGATGGGACACAGAGGCGTGAGGCTTGGCGTTACATATCCCGAAATTACGGAAATGCAGTCCAGAGCAATACTTGAATCCGCGGCCGAACTTATAAAAGAAGGCGTTAAAGCTATGCCTGAAATTATGGTTCCCGTTGTTTGCCATGAAAACGAACTTATTGACCAAAGAGCTATTATTGAACGCGTTTATAAAGAAGTTGTTGCCAAAACAGGCGTTAAGAAATTACCGCTTTCAGTAGGCACCATGATTGAGATTCCCAGAGCGGCTATTATGTCTCACAAAATTGCCGAACAGGCGGATTTCTTCTCCTTCGGTACAAACGACTTAACTCAAATGACGTTCGGCTTCTCAAGAGATGATATCGGCGGTTTTATGGGCGCTTACCTTGAAAAAGGCGTTCTTAAAAACGATCCGTTCCAAACGCTTGACCAGGATGGCGTAGGCTACTTAATCAAGCAAGGCGTTAAGGGCGGCAGAAGCACAAAAGCCAAACTTAAAATCGGCATTTGCGGCGAACACGGCGGCGACGCGAAAAGCGTTGAATTCTGCCACAGGGAAGGATTTAACTATGTTTCCTGCTCACCGTTCAGAGTTCCGATAGCCAGGCTTGCGGCTGCGCAGGCGGTTGCTAAAGAAATAAAAACTAAAAAGAAATAG
- a CDS encoding type IV pilin protein produces MKTPYLTFDVHLKNKGFTLIELLVVVLIIGILAAIALPQYNKAVMRSRAAEAITNIRILGEAQKRHMLATGSATRDFSELDISMKDSCTGNTCVVGKWAYHFDAINTVVAYYNSTGLNTSELTIAYRFAQDPMYNIKTGEFACLPRGIDKYVSLCKTMAGPNAKTDSSFAGGTGYIWTP; encoded by the coding sequence ATGAAAACTCCATATCTGACATTTGATGTACACCTTAAAAACAAAGGTTTTACACTTATAGAATTGTTAGTTGTTGTTCTTATTATAGGTATACTTGCGGCTATAGCCTTGCCTCAATACAATAAAGCCGTTATGCGCTCAAGAGCCGCTGAAGCCATTACAAATATAAGAATTTTGGGAGAAGCCCAAAAGCGACATATGCTTGCAACAGGCTCCGCAACCCGTGATTTTAGTGAACTTGATATTTCTATGAAAGACAGCTGCACCGGCAACACCTGCGTTGTGGGTAAATGGGCCTATCATTTCGATGCTATAAATACTGTAGTGGCCTATTACAATTCCACAGGTTTAAACACTTCAGAGTTAACTATTGCTTACCGCTTTGCACAAGACCCAATGTATAACATCAAAACAGGCGAGTTTGCCTGTCTGCCTAGAGGTATTGATAAATATGTTTCACTTTGCAAAACAATGGCGGGCCCGAACGCTAAAACAGACAGCTCTTTTGCCGGCGGAACAGGATATATTTGGACCCCATAG